The sequence AAAATAGGCGTTTCGATTTGCTTCTGTCTCAACGCTTTACAAACTTCAGTGCCTTCCATGCCTGGTAGCATTAAATCTAAAATAATTAAATCAAATTCACCGCTTACCGCTTTTTCCAATCCTTCTGCTCCATCATAAGCGATATCTGTTTTAAATCCTGATTTTTCAATATTATATTGTAATAAGGTTACAATAGATTGTTCATCATCAACGATTAATACTTTCTCTTCCATCCAAGCACCCCATCTTTTTTTATCTATACTATTTTATCATACATGGACGAGTATCTATTGTGAATAGCTTTTCGCCACAAAACAGCAATTCTTATGTAAAAATTTGTTTACAATAATTTAAAGTATTTTAACATTGTGCTGATCAAGTGAGACTTCAATCAGCGGGGATTTGACCCCACTGATTGCTAGCGAAACGTATTAAGAAGTTATCGTCCGTTTATCCCTCACTTAGCTTCTTAAATTATCTCTAGAATCTTGAAGTAGCGGTATTAAGGACGGATAGCGCCGTGATAAAACCTAGTAAACCTATATATAACTTCCTATAATATGGATTATGTAAACAAAGTCTTTTTGGCAAAATAGTCATTTTGATATAATTTATCTGCTTAGCAAAGCTCCGGAAATAGGCTCCGCGTCCTGTGGGCACGGCTTCAGCTAGGCTACAACTTGAACAGCATCTCTGCTGCCTTGTGCCGAGGAAGCCCACTTCGAAGCGATACTTGCAGACACAGGTACAAATGAAGTGGATCTTCAGCTCGCGCTGATTCCACGGGAGTCTCCGCCTATTTCCTACGCTTGAGGGAAGTGTTACAACGTATGGAACAGTTAAAAGCAGTGGTTCTAAGCATTATGTAATTCATTCCATTCCTTTTATGTTTACATTGATCAATATGCTACCTCTTACAAAAGTTGTACAGTCCCTATTCTAGCGTAGGCCAACCACGGAGACTCCCGCGGGATTGTGCAGGTGCTGGAGATCCACTTTGTGAAGCGTTATTCTTCACAAAGTTAGCTCCAGCCGTGCCCCGCAGGACGCGGAGTGGTTGGACGGAGCGGTATCATACCACACATAATTTTTCAAAATGACCACTAAGCTGCTAGTTTACATAATCCATAGTATAGGAACTCAGCATGTGGTTACTGTTGTGACTGCACTTACTTTCTGACAAAAAAAGCACCAGGAATCAATCCTGGTGCTTTTTTGACCATCATTTATGCGCACGGCATAATTTTTAGTCCATATTTTTGATTAGTTCGTTAGCGAACTCGGAAGCTTTTACTTCTGTTGCGCCATCCATTAAACGAGCAAAGTCGTAAGTTACAACTTTAGAACCAATTGTTCGATCCATTGATTTTAGGATTAATTCTCCTGCTTCTCTCCAGCCAAGGTGTTCAAGCATAAGTACACCTGAAAGGATGACAGAAGATGGGTTTACTTTATCAAGACCAGCGTATTTTGGAGCTGTACCGTGAGTTGCTTCAAAGATCGCATGACCTGATTCATAGTTAATGTTCGCACCTGGTGCAATACCGATACCTCCAACTTGTGCAGCTAGTGCATCTGATACATAGTCACCATTTAGGTTCATCGTAGCTACTACATCAAATTCTTTCGGACGTGTAAGAATTTGTTGTAAGAAAATGTCTGCAATCGCATCTTTTACAATAATGCGGCCAGCAGCTTCTGCATCTGCTTGTGCTTTATCTGCAGCATCGCGACCTTTTTCTTCCACGATTTGGTCATATTCAGCCCAAGTGAATACTTTATCGCCATATTCTCTTTCTGCTAATTCATAACCCCAGTTCTTGAAAGAACCTTCAGTAAATTTCATAATGTTACCTTTGTGTACTAATGTAACACTTTTGCGACCTTCATTAATCGCATATTCAATTGCAGCGCGAACTAAACGTTCTGTTCCTTCTTTAGAAACTGGTTTTACACCTAGACCAGATGTTTCTGGGAAACGGATATTTTTTACTCCCATTTCATTTTGAAGGAAGTCAATTACTTTCTTCACTTCATCTGATCCTTCTTGCCATTCGATACCTGCATAGATATCTTCAGTGTTCTCACGGAAGATAACCATATCAGTATCTTCTGGACGTTTAACAGGAGAAGGCACACCTTCAAACCAGCGTACAGGACGTAAACATGTGAAAAGATCAAGTTTTTGACGTAATGCTACGTTTAAAGAACGGATACCGCCACCGATTGGAGTAGTAAGAGGTCCTTTAATCGCAATTTTATATTCTCGAATAACATCTAATGTTTCTTCCGGAAGCCATTCACCAGTTTGATTATAGGCTTTTTCCCCAGCAAGTACCTCTTTCCATTCGATACCTTTTTCGCCGTTATATGCTTTCTCAACTGCAGCTTCTAGTACACGGCTGGCAGCTGCCCAGATATCAGCACCTGTTCCATCACCTTCAATGAAAGGGATAATTGGTTTGTTAGGTGTTTGTACGACACCGTTTTCTACTGTAATTTTTTCACCCATAATTGTAACTCCTCCTAGTTTCCATAATATTTATATCATTTTCATAATGAAAATGGTTAACGTTCGTTTATATCTGCATACACTTGCTTGGTTGGACCTACATACTCTGCACGAGGACGAATCAGGCGGTTGTTTTCATATTGTTCTAGAATATGAGCAATCCATCCAGAGAATCGACTCATCGCAAAGATAGGTGTGTACAGATCATGTTTGATCCCTAAACTATGGTACACGGAAGCAGAATAGAAATCAACATTTGCTGGCAACCCTTTTTCTGATTTGATGAATTCTTCAATTTTTTCAGACATTTCGTACCATTTTTCCATGCCATGTTTCTTTGTCAGCTCTTTAGACATTTTCTTTAAGTGTTTGGCACGTGGATCACCCGTTTTGTATACTCGGTGTCCCATCCCCATGATTTTTTCTTTGTTTGCCATCTTCTCTTTCACATAAGGAATCGCATTTTCTACCTCACCAATTTCAAGCAACATCGACATAACGCGTTCATTCGCACCACCATGCAACGGTCCTTTCAAAGCGCTGATCGCTGCAGTAATACCTGAATACATATCTGACAAAGTAGCCACACATACACGCGATGTAAATGTAGAGGCATTTAATTCATGATCAGCATGCAATACTAATGCCTTGTTGATCGCTTCCACCTCTAAATCACTTGGCTCTTCACCATTCAACATGAAAAGGAAATTCGCTGCATAGCTTAGTCCTTGTTTCGGCTGGATTAATTCTTTTCCATCACGAATTCGTGAAAATGCTGTCACAACTGCTGCTACTTTTGCCTGCAATCGAACCGCTTTACGCTTATTTGCTTCATCTGTCATCTCATCCGCTTCCGGATCATACAATCCTAATAATGAGACTGCTGTCCGAAGTGCTGCCATCGGGTGAACATTATGTATATCGTATGACTTAAAATGTTCTACTAAACCATCTGGTAATGTCATGTTTTCGAATAGAGCTTTTTCCAGCTCTGCTAATTCTTGTTTATTTGGCAGGCGTTTATTCCATAATAAAAAGACAACCTCTTCGAAGCTGGCATTCTCTGCCAAATCATCAATCGTATAGCCAGCATAAGTCAGCTGGTCATCAATGATAGAACTAACCTTTGACTCTGTTGCAACTACCCCTTCAAGTCCTTTCGTTGTTGACATAACATCCCTCTCCTTTTCTAATCCTTATTCCTTTTCCTATCGTCCAAAGCGCGATAAAAAAATGTTGCTTTTGAACATCCCCATGCCTATTATAAACAAACAAAAAAAGATAGTAAATGAAAACGATTAAAATTTATCATATATTCTGTTTTTTTTGCATAGCTTGTATTACCTTTATTACTTAGTCACGGCGCTAACCGTCCGTAGTACCCCCCACTCCCATATTCGAGAGATAAACAAGGAGCTAAGTGGGTGATAAACGCATCCTGATAAGTTTTGCTGGCAATCAGCAGGGATCAAAACCCATACTGATTGCAGTCTCACTTTATAAAAGGTAATGATTCAAGCATTTTTATAATCATGTAGGCAATGCCGGCACCGATTAGAGGACCTACCGCGACTCCTTGAAATGCGACAACAGCAATGATCGTCCCTAACACCAAAGCAGTCGTCACTTCAGGATCGTTGGCCAGGAGTGTCAGACCGTTTTTTGCCACTACTGCAACAAACATACCTGCAATTAAGGCAACCCAGGCGTGATAGGATTTTACACTTTGTAATAAATCTTTAAAACCTATTTCACCTGTCGCAACTGGAATTAAAACCGCTACGGTAATGACGATAACTCCCCATCCGATTCCCTTGTCTTGTATGTATGGGAAAAATTTATCGTCAAGCTTTAATAATTTCATCCCGAACAAGATGTACACGGCTACCATAATTGCCTGATTCTTCGCAACATAACCAAGCAGAAATAATACCAATAAAAAAATTGTTGAACTATTGAACATATGATGTGCCTCCACTGCTTTTAACCAGAGTATATTTTATCACAAAGTTGATGGAATTTAAAAAAATAACCTTTGCTTAAAGGAGCTTTGTTCATGATAACCAAGGATATAGCTGTTAGATTGTTATATTTGCTCATTTCACTCTTTTTTATAGTATTTTCCGTTTATTTAATTATAAATTATGTATTTCCGTTTTTTTTAGGATGTCTGTTTGCCTTGATCCTGTATCCGCTCGTTAAAGCCTTGCGGAACAGATTGAACATCCCACATGTAATCAGTTGTCTATTGGCCATTATATTTGCTATTTGTTTACTGTTGTTTGTCTTTGTTTTTATTGGAATGGAATTATTGCAGGGGGTTATGTATTTAGCAAAATGGATTCCACAAAATATTCAGTTTTTGATCGATGCGTTTGTTTATCAGTTTAACCTTTGGATACAGCCACATGTTGAGAGACTGCATCAGTTTATCCATAGCCTTCCCAATCAACAGCATACTATTATTGAGGATAAAGTGAATGAAATAAGTCAGAATACTGCTGATCAACTGACAGCATTTCTCGAAATGCTGTTAAATTGGACAGGTAACCAATTAGCAAGTCTGCCCGGATCATTAACGATCTTGATCTTCTCGTTTCTTTGTACATTTTTCATCTGTAAAGACTGGATGCGATTTAGTCATTTTCTTGCTGATACGATTCCACAAAGTCTTGTTGATTTATCCATTACGATCTCTCAGCATGTAAAAGAAAAAGTTATGAAATATGTAAAAGCACAGTTAATCCTGATTGCTATGACATTTGTTATCATCCTCCTGGGCTTATTGATTTTCCGTGTTCAACACGCATTAACGATAGCCTTTATCCTGGCTATCGTTGATTTGCTGCCTGTAATTGGTACAGGACTTATATTTGTCCCTTGGAGTCTGTATTTATTCATGACTGGACAAACAGTGCTTGCCATCTGTCTGTTCAGCCTCTATCTCATCGTCTTATTACAGAGACAGCTTGCAGAACCCAAGCTGGTGGCTAATGCATTAGGCGTACACCCTATCCTCACTATACTGGCCATTTATTTAGGGTTTCAGCTTTTTGGTGTTAAAGGTATCTGGATTGGACCAGCTATTCTGTTTATCGGGAAAGCTTGCAGTGAAGCTAAATTATTCTCTCTGATCTGGAATTATATAAAATACAATCATCTTAGCGTCGATAAACCGTAAATTTCCCGCTTTCGATCCACTTGCGGACAAGTTGCTGCAACATTCGTTTAAACGGCTTTCTCGTCACCGGAACTAATAATAAGAAGCCAATCGCATCTGTAATAAAACCAGGTGTAAGCAGGACAACACCACCGATTAAAATACAGATACCGTCAAAAATGGTTTCCTGCGGCGGGTAGCCCATTCGCATTGATTCTTGAGCTTTTCGAATCGTTTCCATCCCTTGCTGTTTCGCCAACCATGCCCCTAACACACCTGTAAAAATAATGAAAAGGATTAACCACCAAGGACCGATATAACCACCAGCCCAAACAAAAATCCCAATTTCTAAAGCGGGTACAACTAATATAAATAGGAGTAACCATCGAAACATCTGCATCATCCTTTATTGCATAATTGTTCAGTGAGCATTATTATCCTACCTTATATGTGAAAAAAAGAGAAGAAGACAAGCTTCTTCTCTTTCCCTACTTACAGGACACTAGCATGTCCAGCATAAATGTCACCTTTGTGTGCATCAATTGTAATATCCTGACCATCATTAATAACATCTAATGCATTTTCAACACCGACGATAACAGGAATGCCAAGACTTAACCCTACTACTGCTGCGTGGGAAGTAAGACCACCTTCTTGCGTGATAATTCCTCCAGCTTTTTCAATAGAAGGCATCATATCTTTATCTGTACCATACGTGACAATTATATCGTCTTGTTGTACTTTCAAGCTTGCCTCATCAGCATCTTTACAAGTTACAGCACGTCCGTAAACACTGCCTTTACCAACGCCCTGACCTTTCGCCAATACATCACCAATAATATGGACCTTCATTAAATTAGTTGTACCACTTTCTCCAACCGGTACACCAGCTGTAATAATGACACGATCACCACGGTTAAAGTGATTAGTCTTTAAACCTTGTTCAATGGCTTCTTCAAGCACGTCATCTGTTGTATGAAGCAGTGTACCCACAATGGATTCCACACCCCAAACAAGTGCCAATCGTCGACTGATTTGCTCATCAAATGTAACAGCAATGATTGGTGCTTCTGGACGATATTTAGAAATCATTCGTGCAGTAAAACCACTTACAGTTGGTGTCAAGATGGCATCAACACTTAGGTTCATTGCAGAGTGATTGACCGATTGGCTGATCGCATCGGTAATTGTCATATCTGATGACTTCGTGCGTAAATCTAGCATTGCTTTATGATCGATCGCAGTTTCAGCTTTCTTCGCAATATTGCTCATTGTCTGAACAGCTTCCACTGGATAATCACCTGCTGCCGTTTCACCGGATAACATAATAGCATCTGTACCATCAAGAATTGCATTGGCAACGTCTGATGCTTCCGCACGTGTCGGTCTTGGATTGCGTTGCATGGAATCCAACATTTGCGTTGCTGTAATAACTGGTTTTCCAGCATTATTACATTTAAAAATCATTTCTTTTTGTACAAGAGGTACATCTTCTGGTGGGATTTCAACACCTAAGTCACCACGAGCAACCATTAATCCGTCGCTTACTTGCAGAATTGCGTCTAAATTATCGACACCTTCCTGGTTCTCAATTTTAGGAACAATCTGGATCTGTGTCGCATTATGCTCTTCTAACAATCCTCTGATTTCCAATACGTCTGATGCACGACGAACAAACGATGCTGCAATAAAATCAACACCTTGCTCAATACCAAATTTAATGTCTGCTGCATCCTTATCCGTAATTCCTGGTAGATTCACACTTACATTCGGTACGTTTACACCTTTTTTGTTCTTCAACAAACCAGAGTTTAAGGCAACGGTTTTCAGTTCGTTTGATTCTTTTAAAACCTCTGTTACTTCTAACGCTATTAGCCCATCATCCAATAATATTTTTGAACCAACATGAACATCATTAATTAATTGAGGGTATGTGACAGAAATACGTTCCTCGTCCCCTTCAATTTCGTCCATTGATACGTAAACAGTGTTCCCCTTCACAATGTCTGCCTGACCTGTTTTCAATACACCTGTACGAATTTCCGGCCCTTTCGTATCCAATAGAATTGCAACTGTTTTGCCTAATTTTTTTGCCGCTTGTCGAATATTTTTGATTCTTGCCCCATGCTCATCAAAATCCCCATGCGAGAAGTTCAGCCTAGCTACATTCATACCTGCTTTAATTAGTTCTTCCAATTTTTCTGGTGCTTCTGATGCCGGACCGATCGTACAAACGATTTTTGTTCTTCTCATTTTGCTTCCTCCCTATGTGTACTGTTCCCTGTTTCAAAAATTAGTTAGATAGTTGTTTATATAGATAACTGATTTGCTAGAGTATACATGTTCATATTAATTGCGTGTTTCTTGCTTAATACGTCCGCAATATCATGATCAACCACCACATTGTTCTGAATACCTACCATGCGGCCGCCGGTACCTTCCATTAATAAGTCAACTGCCTTAGAGCCTAAACGGCTTGCCAGCACTCGATCATAACCGGATGGTGAACCGCCACGCTGAATATGCCCTAATACGGTGACACGTGTATCCATATTTGTTTCTTTTTCGATTTGTTTACCGTATTCCACACCGCTTCCGACACCTTCAGCCAGAATGATAATACTGTGTTTTTTGCCACGTTCCTGTCCACGTTGTAATTTACTGACAACACTTTCGAAGCTTTCTTCCTGTTCCGGAATGATTACAGTCTCCGCACCATTGGCAAGTCCTGCCCAAAGCGCTAAATCACCTGCATCTCTTCCCATTACTTCAATTACGTATGTACGTTCATGTGACGTAGCAGTATCACGAATCTTATCGACTGCATTTACGATTGTATTTAGTGCTGTATCAAATCCAATAGTGTAATCTGTTCCCGGAATATCATTATCAATTGTTCCCGGTACACCGATACATGGAAATCCTTTTTGCGTTAATTTTTCGGCACCACGAAATGACCCATCTCCACCAATGACAATGAGTCCTTCAATACCAATTTTTCGCATTTGCTCAATTGCTTTTTGTTGACCGGCATCTGTCTTAAATTCTTCTGAGCGGGCAGAATATAAAATCGTACCACCACGTTGGATAATATCCCCTACAGAGCCTAATTCCATTTTTTTAATATTGCCTTGCATCAGGCCTTCATATCCATTATAAACGCCATATACTTCTAATTCATGATATATTGCTTTACGCACAACTGCACGTACAGCGGCATTCATACCGGGTGCATCGCCACCACTTGTTAATACACCGATTTTTTTCAAATAAATCACCTCTTTAACAAAATAAATTGTCCTACTACATTTTTCCCCAATAATCTCTTTTTTAAAACGCTAGGAATATCCACATAAGATTATACATGAATTCGTTCAAATTCACATCCCTAAACAATATAATTTTAGCGTATTTCGACACGCAATTAAAGTATTTCCTTTGAATTTGAACAAATTCAAAATGAATACACCAGATTATGGAATGGTTTTTACAGAAAAGTGAAATGATGGCTGCCTCAAAGGCCATTCAGTAACAAGAATGAGATTATATTAGCCACACCCTTCTTACTTACAGAAAATAACAACCCCCTCTTCTGACGAATGAGGGGATTGCTGTTATACTTCTAGTAAAGATCGGACTTTTCCGATTTTATTATATTTTTCCCAGCGCTTATCTAGTAAAGTTGTTTCATTTTCTGCTTCTAATTCCTGAAGAGAGTCATCAATGACTTTGCTGATGGATAATGCTTGTGTTACAACATCACGGTGTGCACCACCTAATGGTTCTTTAATAACATCATCTACTACTCCTAATTCTTTCAAATCTTTCGCAGTAATCTTCATTGTTTTCGCAGCTCGTTCAGCTTGTCCGGAATCTTTCCATAACAATGCAGCAGCTCCTTCGGGTGAGATTACCGAATACGTCGAATTCTCAAGCATATGAATGCGATCAGCAACACCTATGCCTAATGCACCACCGCTTCCCCCTTCTCCGATAACAACAGAGATAACAGGAACAGTCAGTCCGGCCATTTCCATCAGGTTTCGAGCGATTGCTTCACTCTGACCACGCTCTTCTGCTGCTTTACCTGGATAGGCGCCTTTGGTATCGATAAACGTAATGATTGGCCGATTAAATTTCTCCGCTTGCTTCATATGGCGTAACGCTTTACGATAGCCTTCCGGGTGAGGCATACCAAAATTGTGCTTTAAATTTTCTTTGGTGGTTTTACCACGCTGATGTCCAATTACAGTAACCGGTTTGTCTTTGAATTTGGCAATACCGGCAATCAATGCTTCGTCATCCCCATAAAAACGGTCGCCATGAAATTCGATAAAATTAGTAAATAATTGCTCAATATAATCTAATGACGTTGGACGTTCAGAATGGCGGGCGATCTGAACACGATCCCACGGCTTTAACTTTCCATAAATATCATTTTCTAATCGTGCCAATCGTTTTTCCATTTTGGCAATCTCATCTGACAGGTCAATATCACTGTCTTTAGTCATAGCTTTTAGTTCTTCAATTTTCTCTCGCAATTCCACTACAGGTTTCTCAAACTCTAGCACTTGCTTCATCTGCTCCGCCTCCTATAGTATGGATCTCCAGGATCGTTCCTAATGTATCTCGCATCTCTTGTCGAGGTATTACCTTATCGATCTGACCATGCTTTAATTGAAATTCTGCCGTTTGAAAGTCTTTCGGTAATTTCTCCCGAATTGTCTGTTCAATGATACGTCTACCGGCAAAACCAATCAGAGCTCCTGGTTCTGCAAAATTATAGTCACCAATAGATGCGAAGCTAGCAGATACTCCTCCGGTTGTAGGATTGGTCATTACAGAAATAAACAAGCCTTGTTCTCGATGCAATCGTTCAATAGCGATCGATGTCTTCGCCATTTGCATTAAGCTTAGAATACCTTCCTGCATGCGAGCACCGCCTGATGCGGTGAAAATAATAATAGGCATGCGTTCTTTACGAGCACCTTCAATCGCTCGAGCAATTTTTTCGCCAACTACTGACCCCATGCTTCCCATTCGGAAACGTGCATCCATCACTGCTATAGCTGTCCGGCTGTCATGGATTTTCCCTTCACCCGTAACAACAGCCTCATTTAAGCCCGTCTTCTCACGGTCCTTGGCAATTTTCTCCTCATACTCAGGGAATTGAAGCGGATTATCAGACAAAAGATCCTGATCCCACTCTTTAAACGTCCCTTCATCAAACAGACTATTAATACGGTCATAAGCCGATATAAGATGATGATGTCCACATTCCGGACAAACATTTAGGTTTTTGTGTAAATCTTTTTGATAAAAGATTTTTTTACAGCTATCACATTTTTGCATTAAACCTTGTGGTATATCCTTTTTTGCATTTTCTCCTGGAATAGGAGTGTATTTTTTCTTTTTTCCAAATAAATCTTTCAACAATGAAGATTCCTCCTTCTCCATTCCACTATCAATATATTCATTTCATAATTTTGTTATTCTACCTGTTATCCTGTATATGTTTCATAATACTTTTATAATATGGACCCAACTGAACACCTGATTTGTTGTCCAATGAAAAATCTTCCATCAATCTCCATATCTTTAACAAAAGCTGATTACCATATGCCTCAAAAAAGACAGAAAAAAAACGATGATGCTTCTCTTCATCTGTTAACGCCTGATCATTAATAATTTCAGTTAATTGTTCAATCTGCTGATCTGTTGCCGTCATCGATGAAATAACATGATCTTCTAAAACTTGCTTCGCTTCCGCCAATTCCGATTGGGTCTTTGAATCCTGCAGTACGAAAGAAGCTAACAATCCAACCGCCTGATAGGTCTGATAATTCCGGAGATAGGTTCCTTCTCCTTGCCTCGTATCAATGATGCCTAACAATTCGATAGCACGTAATGCTTCGCGAACGGACGACCTTGCTGCATTTAGCTGAACAGAGAGCTGTCGTTCAGAAGGTAATTTATCTCCTGGCAGATAACCATCTTCCTTAATAAGACGTTGAATTTCAGTTAAAACTTGCTGGTACACCTTTGTTCGTTCTGACATTCCTTTCCCCCTGTAGCCGTCTTTACTGGTCAGACCAATTAACTATTACATTATATCAGAACCAAATATGATGTAAAGAGGCACCCTTCTATGAAGAATGCCTGATGACGACATTGCCATCTCCGAAGTATTGCTTCAACTCTTTGATCACATTCCAATTATTATCCATGTTATAATCCGCAGACATCTTAAACAGTTTGTTAGCATCTCCTTGATAGAGATAGACAGTGGAAGCACCTGGATACTTGGTTGCGAACTCACCGAGCTTTGTCATCGCCTCTTTTTGTTCTCGTTCTACCTTAATATATATTTTATCACTAGTAAATTGTTTCTCATCAAGTTGGTAAGGTTGTATGACATCCACAAGCAATTGTTTCTTCTGGTTACGCTCTTCTAAACGCCCTTCGACAAATACAAAGCTGTCTTCTTCAAGCCAATGGTTGACTTGACGAAAAACAGCGGGAAACAGAACCGCATCTAACTCTGCTGATTCATCCGCGAGCATGACAAAGGCCATCGCCTCCCCTTTTTTAGTACGAATTACCTTGAGCGATTGTACCACTGCTGCCATCTTTGTTTTTTTTTGTTTAGCTTGAATCGCCTGCTGAATGGTAATATAACCGATCTGACGTATTTTATCTCGCACTTCAGCTAATGGATGTGTCGAAACAAAGAAGCCAATCACTTCTTTTTCCATCATTAATTGGTGCATAACAGGAAATGGATCTGTTTCGGTGTAAGAGAAATCAAGCGCAAGATCTCCTTCGAATAAATGCATCTGATCATCGAATTCTTTAAAGAGTTCCCCTTGTTCCATCGCTTCATCCAGACTCGCTAACATCGTCGCCCGATTATTATGCAACTCATCAAAAGCTCCCGCGAGAATAAGTGATTCAATAATGGAACGGTTCACTTTTTGAAGCGGTACTCGAAGACAAAAATCAAATAAACTTTTGAAACGCTGGTTTTTTCTGACCTCAAATATCTCTTGGAATGCCTGATAACCGACTCCTTTAATCAAATTCAATCCAATTCTAATTCCTTGTTTCTCTGCCTTAAATTTGCCAATGCTATCATTTATCGAAGGTGGCAGTACTCGTATCTCGCGAGCCTTTGCCTCTCGCAAATAGACTTGAATCTTGTCTTGATTGCCCATTTGCGAGCTTAACATTTCGATAAAAAAGGCAATCGGATAATTAGCTTTTAAATAGGCTAATTGATAGGCAATCACACTATAAGCTACTGCGTGACTTCGGTTAAAACCGTAATTAGAGAACCGTACAATCCAATCAAAGATTTGCTCGGCAATCTGTTTGTCATAACCTTTCTGCAGACAACCATTTATGAACTTGGATTGATTGTTAATCAATGCCTCTTTATCTTTCTTACTGACCGCTCTACGTAAAATGTCTGCCTCCCCATATGAAAAACCTGCCATTACATGAACAATTTGCATTATTTGCTCCTGATAGACAAGCACTCCATATGTCTTGGCTAGAATTGGTTTTAAATCCGGATGCGGATAGCGAACTTTTTCCTTTTCATGTTTTCGGGAAACATAAGCAGGAATAAACTCCATTGGTCCCGGCCGATACAGAGCGTTAACCGCCACCACATCTTCAAATTCGGTTGGCTTCAACTCCCGTAGTACTTGTTGCATCCCTTGTGATTCTAATTGAAAAACACCATTCGTATGACCGTTTTGCAATAAGGAAAAAGTAGCCGCGTCATCAAACGGAATGTTATCTAATGAGATTCTTTGCTTATACTGCCTTTCAATTTGCTTTACAATTTTTTCAATCAGGGATAAGTTTCGCAAGCCTAGGAAATCCATTTTTAATAAGCCTATTTTTGCTAAGTCGTTCATGGCATACTGCGTAAGTGGCACTTCATTTTGTGCTGGCATTGCTGCTGCGTAGTCTACCAGTTTATCCTGACTGATGATGACCCCTGCAGCATGCGTTGATACGTGCCTTGGCAAACCTTCTAACCGATTAGCTATTTTAAACAGATTTTTTAAAGAATCTGACTGCTTAATATATTCCGTAAGCTCAGGGGCTGCTTTCAGCATTGCAGCAATCGATTGGCCGCTATCTTTCGGCAGTGATTTTAATATGTAAGCCTGGTCGCTCTCTTCAATCACAAGT is a genomic window of Gracilibacillus salinarum containing:
- the dnaE gene encoding DNA polymerase III subunit alpha; protein product: MPELTALQVKSGYSLMKSTIQIDSLIEQAKHLGYTSLAITDHQVMHGAIRFYTACKEAGIKPIIGLTFALMVENEPVHVIGLAKNYQGYQQLLQISTAIQYGEDITVERMKDSQEDLMLLIPADQWTADDIEPQVDVLSRLLSPVRFYLGISKSMLPNRDQLQQLSVEKIALQDIRYLVEQDAVAYSCLKAMDQGVKWHKNMLDELEGSSLPTYEEQEWLFQTWPELIGNANRVADQCCAEIPLDQRLLPKYPVPDNKHADQFLEELCEKELEAAYPTVTDEVKARFHYELDVIQSMGFSDYFLIVWDFVEYAKQQDIMVGPGRGSAAGSLVAFLLGITNVDPIKYELLFERFLNPERVTMPDIDIDFSDERRDEVIRYVVEKYGADYVAQIVTFGTFAARSLLRELFKALVIEESDQAYILKSLPKDSGQSIAAMLKAAPELTEYIKQSDSLKNLFKIANRLEGLPRHVSTHAAGVIISQDKLVDYAAAMPAQNEVPLTQYAMNDLAKIGLLKMDFLGLRNLSLIEKIVKQIERQYKQRISLDNIPFDDAATFSLLQNGHTNGVFQLESQGMQQVLRELKPTEFEDVVAVNALYRPGPMEFIPAYVSRKHEKEKVRYPHPDLKPILAKTYGVLVYQEQIMQIVHVMAGFSYGEADILRRAVSKKDKEALINNQSKFINGCLQKGYDKQIAEQIFDWIVRFSNYGFNRSHAVAYSVIAYQLAYLKANYPIAFFIEMLSSQMGNQDKIQVYLREAKAREIRVLPPSINDSIGKFKAEKQGIRIGLNLIKGVGYQAFQEIFEVRKNQRFKSLFDFCLRVPLQKVNRSIIESLILAGAFDELHNNRATMLASLDEAMEQGELFKEFDDQMHLFEGDLALDFSYTETDPFPVMHQLMMEKEVIGFFVSTHPLAEVRDKIRQIGYITIQQAIQAKQKKTKMAAVVQSLKVIRTKKGEAMAFVMLADESAELDAVLFPAVFRQVNHWLEEDSFVFVEGRLEERNQKKQLLVDVIQPYQLDEKQFTSDKIYIKVEREQKEAMTKLGEFATKYPGASTVYLYQGDANKLFKMSADYNMDNNWNVIKELKQYFGDGNVVIRHSS